The Sebaldella sp. S0638 genome includes a window with the following:
- a CDS encoding helix-turn-helix domain-containing protein: MKVSEVSFLLGYQNYGYFSKIFYKYFGIYPNQIKGSDYNYQLKEITKDYQ, encoded by the coding sequence ATGAAGGTTTCAGAGGTTTCTTTTCTTCTTGGTTATCAAAACTACGGCTACTTTTCTAAAATATTTTATAAATACTTCGGAATATATCCCAATCAAATAAAAGGCAGTGACTATAATTATCAGTTAAAAGAAATAACTAAAGATTATCAGTAA